A single region of the Betta splendens chromosome 12, fBetSpl5.4, whole genome shotgun sequence genome encodes:
- the ssna1 gene encoding Sjoegren syndrome nuclear autoantigen 1, with protein sequence MTQQAAALQTYNNELVKCIEELCSKRDELNRQIKQEEEEKERLQHDIRILSEKLSRVNESLAQRLAARATFDRTIAETEAAYTKILESSQSLLNILKQEAGNLSKATEPCRKEH encoded by the exons ATGACCCAACAAGCGGCTGCTCTACAGACGTACAACAATGAACTTGTCAAAT GTATCGAGGAGCTGTGCTCAAAGCGTGATGAGCTGAACCGTCAAatcaagcaggaggaggaggagaaggaaagacTGCAGCATGACATTCGCATCCTATCTGAAAAGCTGAGCAGGGTCAATGAAAGCCTCGCTCAAAGACTCGCTGCTCGTGCCACCTTTGATCGCACCATCGCTGAGACAGAGGCAGCATACACCAAG atCCTGGAGAGTTCTCAGTCTCTTCTGAACATcctgaagcaggaagcaggaaacctTAGTAAAGCCACTGAACCCTGCAGGAAGGAGCACTGA